In Flavobacterium luteolum, the DNA window TAGTGTTGTAGTTTGCGTTAATTATACGCAAATGTAGAATTTAATTTTAAATAAACAATTTATTTTGTGTAAAAATTACGCAAACTTTATTTCAAAGTGAAAGCCTTTATTAATCAACTCATTATATTTCAACTTATTAAACTTAAAAAGCTTTGCCGGACGGCCCGTTTTTATTGGTGAAAATTTTTCTGTTTCTTCTAAAATACCATAGCTGAGTATTTTTTTTCTGAAGTTTCTGCGATCTATTTCTTTTTCTAAAATCGTGCAATAAAGGTTTTCAAGATCTGAGAACAAGAATTCTTCTGGAAGTAAATCGAAACCTATTGGTTCATAAGTGAGTTTTGCCTTTAATCTTTCAATGCCTTTTTCTAAAATCAAATTATGGTCGAATGCCAAAGGCGGAATTTCATCTATTTTGAACCATTGTACTCGTTCGGCATCTGTATTGGCTTTAATCTCCAAATTCGAAGCATCAACTAAAGCATAATACGCCACTGAAATCACGCGGTTTCTGGAATCTCTATGAATGTCATCGCCAAAAGTGTACAATTGTTCCATAAAATTCAACTGTACATTTGTTTCTTCATGCAATTCACGTATTACTGCATCGCTAAGAGATTCATCATTCTGAACTAAACCTCCTGGCAATGCCCAATATTTATCTGCTGAGCCAAATTTCTGCTCAATCAAAAGTGCATATAGTCCATTATTTTTATATCCAAAAACAATCGCATCTACAGCAATTCTAATATTTTGTAATTTTTCCATAATCCTCAATCCTATCAAACAAATATAACGAATGAGAGCCAACTTTATAATTTAATACAAAAGCTTAAATTATAAAATTGACTCTCATCAATATCTTTCAACTTTTCCTAGTTAACCGTAACGGTTCTTTTGGGAACAGAAGTACATTCTGCACCATCTTTTTTAATTGTAACTTCAGCTTTGGCTTCATATGTTCCAGCCGCTGCGTAAGTATGTGTTACTGCAGTGCCAGTTCCTGTAGTTCCATCACCAAATGTCCATTTCACTCCAACCAAAGTTCCTGTTCCTGTGTACTCAACCGAGTAGTTCATTAACTTCGGATTAGTCGCATCGGTTGAATTGTGTATTTTAACAAAAATTGCTTCAGATAAACAATCAACTATTACCTCATCATCGTGCTTACTACAAGAATTGCTCATAAATACAGCCGCAATTACAACTAGAACAGATACAATCTTTTTCATTTTCGAAAATTTTAGTGGTTTATATCAAAATTAGTCTTTTAAGCTATACGAACAATTGATGGAAATCATAATCTATTTCCGAAAAACAATTTCAGTTCTTTCTCAATAATATCAAAAAACGATTTTAAATTATTGTTTTTTGGTGTCAATAAATACACAAACTCTTCGGGAACATGAAAACTATTCCAAACCAACTGCAATTTGTTTTCCTTGATATAATTTCTCGCGTTACAATTCCAAGTTGCTGCAATTCCATCATTTTTAGCCAAAAGTCTGAGCATTTCAGCTTCTGACGGAATAATATAATTTGGAACCATCGACGGTCTTTTTTTATTAAAAGCGTGAAGCCAAAATAGTTTTATATGTGGAATGCGAGCGTCGTGGCTGTACCATTTTTGAGCATTAAGCCATTGTTCTATTTCATTATAATTATCTGCCTTTAATTTCTGGCGGAATTCCGTTATGTCTAAAGAGGTTGGAGCAACTAGAATCAATTTAATCTTCCCTACTATTTCGTAAGTAGTATCAAAAGTGTCAAATCTTTTTGTGGTAATAGCAAAGTCTAATTTTTTAGCATCCACTAAAGCAAAAAGTTCATCATTTTCTGCAAAAGTAAAATCGATTAAATCAAACTTCGAAATTAAAAGATTTCCAATGCAGTCAAAAAGATGTTTTGAAACTCCAACAGAAATTAATCGGGTAGCATCTTCTGCCTTTGCACGAAAGCCAGTTTCGACACTTTCCAGACGATCAAGCGCATCTATTATCAAATTATTCAGTAACTTAGCGTATTCGGTTGGCTCTACCCCTTTTGACTTCCGATTAAATAATTTATTTCCAACGTGCGCTTCAAGCATTGAAATCTGCTGACTTACGGCAGGCTGACTCATAAACAACTCTTTTGCAGCGATCGAAAAATTACCATTTTTATAAACCGCTTTAAATGTTCTGTACCATTCTAGATTTACCATGATATAATTTTATTTATAACAAACATAGTTTATTTTATTTTTACTGATATCACTTTCGACGTAAATTTGTTCAAAATTTAATATTTATGAAGAAAATAGCATTACTCGCAATAGTTGCATTTACAGCTTTAAGCACATCTGCTGAAGCTCAAAAATCAAATAAAAAAGGGATGAAAAAAGTATTATTTGTTGTAACCAGCAATGATAAGCTGGGCAATACAGGAGAAAAAACAGGATTCTGGTCAGAAGAATTTGCTGCACCATATTATGAATTATTAGATCAAGGAGTTGATATTACCATTGCTTCTCCGCTTGGAGGCCAGCCGCCAATTGATCCAAAAAGTGCTGATCCAGCATCGGCAACTGAAGACACCAAACGTTTTGATGCCGATAAAGTTTTACAGGAAAAATTAAAAAATACTTTAAAACTTTCGACAGTAAACCAAAAAGATTACGATGCTGTTTTTTATCCAGGAGGTCACGGTCCGCTTTGGGATTTGGTCGAAGATAGAAACTCTATCGCTTTAATCGAATCTTTTTATACTCATAATAAACCTGTAGCTTTTGTTTGTCATGCTCCTGCTGTTCTAAAAAACGTAAAAGTAAACGGCCAATATTTAGTAAAAGGTAAAAAAGTTACCGGATTTACAAATGCCGAAGAAGAAGCGGTTGGTTTAACTAAAGTAGTTCCGTTTTTATTGGAAGATGCTTTAGCTTCAAATGGAGCCATTTTTTCTAAAGGAGAAAATTGGCAGCCTTACGCTGTTGCTGACGGACTTTTGATTACGGGCCAAAACCCTGCATCGTCTAAATTGGTAGCTGCAAAATTATTACAAGAATTGAAGTAAAGGTGCTAAGGGGCTGAGATACTAAGGTTCTAAGTTTTTCTAAAAACCTAAAAACTCAATCTCTTATTCACTAATTACAAAATAAAAATTAATAAATCACAATGTTAAGTTTCTGAATTTACGTTTCAACAAAAAACTTAGAACCTCAGAACCTTAGCATCTTAGAACCTAAAAAAAAATGCTAAACTTTGAATTATACAATCCGACAAACTTGGTTTTCGGAAAAGGACAAATTGAAAAACTTTCGACTTTAGTACCAAAAGATGCAAAAATTCTTTTGGCTTATGGCGGTGGAAGTATATTTAAAAATGGTATTTATGACCAAGTAATCAACAATCTTAAAGGTTTTGAAATTGTAGAATTTGGCGGAATCGAACCAAACCCAAGATTTGAAACTTTAATGAAAGCGGTTGATGTGATTAAAGCAGAAAAAATCGACTTTATTTTGGCTGTTGGTGGCGGATCTGTAATTGACGGTGTGAAATTTATTTCGGGAGCTGTTCATTTTGAAGGAAATCCGATTGACATTTTACAGAAACGTATTTTGATTAAAGAAAATGCAATGCCTTTTGGAACTGTTTTAACGCTTCCAGCAACGGGAAGCGAAATGAATTCTGGATACGTGGTAACAATTGAAGCAACTCAGGAAAAATTATCTTCTGGCGGAAGTGCTTTATTTCCACAATTTTCTATCTGTGATCCGACTGTAATTTCTTCTTTACCAAAAAGACAGATCGAAAACGGAGTTGTAGATGCCTACACGCACGTAATGGAACAATATTTAACATATCCTACAGATGCATTTCTTCAGGATCGAATTGCCGAAGGAATTTTACAGACTTTAATTGAAGTTGGTCCTGGAGTGGTAAAAAACCCAACCGATTATACTTTGGCTTCTAATTTTATGTGGAGCTGTACAATGGCTTTAAACGGATTAATTCAGAAAGGTGTTCCAAGCGATTGGGCAACACACATGATTGGTCACGAATTAACAGCTCTTTACGAAATTGATCATGCTAGAACTCTGGCTGTTATTGGTCCGAATTTGTATAAAGTGATGTTTGAAACTAAAAAAGCAAAATTAGCACAATACGGACGAAGAATTTTCAACTTAACAGGTTCTGACGAAGAAGTAGCAAAAGAAGCCATCAACAAAACAGTGGAATTTTTTCATACAATGGGAATGGATACCAAACTTTCGCAATACACAAATGATTATTCTAAAACAGCCGATTTTATTGTAAATCGTTTCGACGAAAGAGGCTGGAAAGGTCTTGGCGAAAACCAACTGATAACTTTAGATAAGGTAAGATCTATTGTTGAACTTTCGTATTAGTCACAGTATTCAGTAACAGTTTTCAGTTTTGAGTATAACTGAAAACTAAAAATAAAAAAGGCGTTCTTAACAAGTTTAGGAACGCCTTTTCAAAATACTAAAACAAAACTAACTAACTCAATTTTTTTTAAATTCATTAAAATTCTAATTTATAAATTGTTATAACGCACGCGAAATGCTTTTTATTGTTCGTGAATTAAAAAAATATTTTAGTCTTAAACTTCTTGAAAGTCATTGCAATTAAAGAGGTTTGCCAAATTTCTTAAAGCAGATTTTGCTTTATTAGCACATTATTAAGTACTTTTGTTTCAAATTAATAAAATAATGAGCGAAAAGTTAAAGTTTGCAGTAATTGGAGGAGGAAGTTGGGCAACGGCAATTGCCAAAATGCTGTGTGTGAATCTTTCAGAAATTGCGTGGTATATGCGTAATGAATCTGCAATTGAACATCTCCAGAAATATAAACACAATCCTAATTATTTAAGTTCTGTTGAATTTGACACCAACAAACTTAAACTGACAAGCAATATAAACGAAGCAATAGAATATGCAGATTATATCATTTTTGCAATTCCGTCAGCTTTCTTAGATGCCGAATTAAAAAATATGACCGTTTCTCTAGCCGATAAAATTATTTTTTCTGCTATTAAAGGAATTGTTCCTGAAACGAGTTTAATTGTTGGCGAACATTTCCACATTCAATATGATATTCCATATTATAATATTGGAGTTATAACAGGTCCTTGTCACGCTGAAGAAGTGGCTTTAGAAAGACTTTCTTACCTAACAATTGCGTGTGGTGATCCTGATAAAGCTAAAATGGTAGCAAAATCACTTTCCGGAAATTATATTAAAGCCAAAATTTCAGACGACATTATCGGAACTGAATATGCCGCGATGCTGAAAAACATTTACTCTATTGCTGCCGGAATTGCTCACGGTTTAGGATATGGCGACAACTTTCAGTCAGTTTTAATGAGTAATGCAATTCGCGAAATGAAGAAATTCATCAGAAAAGTGCATAAAATGAAACGTAACATTAACGATTCGGCTTATTTAGGCGATTTATTGGTTACAGGATATTCCGTTTTCTCTAGAAATAGAATGTTCGGAAACATGATTGGAAAAGGATATACTGTAAAAAGTGCCATGATGGAAATGAGCATGGTTGCCGAAGGTTACTACGCAACAAAAAGTGCTTATAAACTAAATCAAGGCTACGGAGCAAAAACACCAATTATAGACGCTGTTTATGCGGTTTTATACGAAGGAAAAGATGCCAAAACGGTTTTCAAGAAATTGACTGAGTCTTTGGATTAGTTTTAGTTAAAAGATGCAAGAAGCAAGAGAAAAGACTTCAATGTTGAGATAAAAAAAGAGCCAAACTGAATTTCAGTCTTGGCTCTTGCTTCTTTATTTCATTTAAGTCTTAATATAGTCTTTCCTCTTGCTTCTTTCCTCTTTAAAACTCTATTTCACCATAACCCCTTCAACAAACAAAATCGGCACTTCTTCCGTATTGTTTTCGTCAAGCGAATTGGCTTTAAAAATAAACTTCTTATCGTACAAAGTATTTCCGATGAAGAAAGTTACCATAAACTCGTTATTAAGCGCTAAAAGGCTTTTTTCTACCAATTCTATCTTCACAACAGAAACCGAAGGAACTTCAACAAAAGCATGACGCAGAATTGACGTTTTTTTCATTTCACCATCAATAGTTCCAAACGCTTTTGAAACCACCATAACGCTGTCTAAATTAAAATCACTGTCATTAACCAAGTAAGCGTACCATACTTTTTCCATAAAATCGTCGCTCCATTCCTGCACCGCTGCAAGAAATACATTTTCAACTTCTGGAATTATTATATCTTTTTTCATATGAGTCAAAAGTTTTAAAGTGTAAAGTCGAAAGTCAAAAGCCATCACTCTGAGACTTTTGACTTTCGACTTTACACTTTATGACTTAAATTAAATATTTGCTTTAAACTGCTCTAAGAAACGAACATCATTTTCGTAAAACATACGAATATCGCCAATTTGGTATAAAAGCATTGCAATACGCTCCACTCCCATTCCGAAAGCAAATCCGTTGTATTCATCTGGATTGATATCACAGTTTTTCAAAACGTTTGGATCTACCATTCCGCAACCTCCAATTTCTAACCAGCCTGTTCCTTTTGTGATACGGTAATCCGTTTCTGTTTTTAGTCCCCAATAGATATCAATCTCAGCACTTGGCTCTGTAAATGGGAAATAAGATGGACGAAGACGAATCTTAGATTTTCCGAACATTTCTTTTGTGAAATAAAGCAAAGTCTGCTTCAAATCGGCAAAAGACACATCTTTGTCAATGTACAATCCTTCCACTTGATGGAAAATACAGTGTGAACGAGATGAAATTGCTTCGTTACGGAAAACGCGTCCTGGAGAAATCGTACGAATTGGCGGTTTATGATTTTCCATATAACGCACCTGAACAGATGATGTATGCGTACGCAACAACACATCAGGATTGGTCTGAATGAAAAATGTATCTTGCATATCACGTGCCGGATGATACTCTGGCAAGTTCAATGCTGTAAAGTTATGCCAATCGTCTTCGATTTCTGGTCCTTCAGAAACGTTGAATCCGATATTAGCAAAAATATCGATGATTTGATTTTTAACGATAGAAATTGGGTGACGAGAACCAATAATTACGGGTTCTGCCGCACGCGTTAAATCACCAAAAACTCCTTTAGACTCTTCTTTGCTTTCAAGTTCTTCCTGAATAACTCTTACTTTTTCTTCAGCAACAGCTTTTAAAGTATTGATTACTTGTCCAAAATCTTTTTTCTGGTCGTTTGGAATATTTTTAAATTCAGTAAAAAGTTCTTTCAGCAAACCTTTACTTCCTAAATATTTAATACGGAATTGTTCTAACGATTCTTTATTTTTCTCATTAAAGGCTTTAGCTTCCTCTATGTGCTGTTTTATCTTATCTATCATTTTCCTTCGATAATTGAGAGTACAAATTTAGTGTTTTTAGTTGAAAGTGTGCGGTCTCAGTCGCAGTTTTAGGTTTTCCTTAAATTATTTTATCAGATTTAACTTTTCTTCAACTTGTTTAATCTTTACATGCCAATAATCTAAACCTTCCTGATTGGTTACTATCTCCTTTTTGTAATTAGGAGAAATACTGCTTAGTTTATGCCAGTTTTTATTTAAATCCCGTTCTTTTTCTTGTTTTGTTGTGGGTTCAATTCTGCTACGCCAAAAGTTCATATTTTCAAGATACCTTTTTTTTATGTCTTCAAAATACTCAATTAGTTTTTCTTTTGAACTCGGAATATAGCCAGGCCCGCTGCAACCGCAGGAGTGAAACGTAATGCCTACAGAAAATAAACTTTTAATATGCTCCCATTTTTTGACATCTTCTTTTTTAGGCGATTCAAAATCTAGTCCCATATTAGCCATAAATTCTCCGCATTGTGGACATTTGGCTTCAAAAACCGATGCCTCTCCTTTTTTCACATCAACCATCAATCTTCTTTTAAAGGTCTTTCGACAATTAAAACAAGCATAATGAGGCTTATAAGATGTCATTGCGTATCTGCACATTTTTTTAGTGGTCAGTGGTCAGGTTTTTAGTGGCCAGTATTCCGTTTAAAGCGCTGAACACTTGGCAACTGAATACTGAACACTTAAAAAAAAAATCTACTCAATAAGTTTTCTTTCTAAAAAATAACTCACAATAGCTTCTTTCATTAAAACCGATTGTTCACCGGCTTTTAACGGCGGTAAATTTTCTTTTACTTTGTAATGAGGCCAGCCTTCGTCGTCGAAATATTCGAATTCATAAAATCCGTATGGTTCTAACAATCGACAGATAGCAATGTGCATTAAATTCAGTTTTTCGTCTTTTTTATATTCACGGTGTACTTTTCCGTACTCCTGAACTCCGATTAGGTAAATTATGGCATCCAAATCTAGATCTTCGCCTTGCGAAAATTGATTGGAAAGTATATCAACGAGCTTTTCCCAGCGCTCTTTTAATTGTGTATCTCTAGACATTTAATTTATGATTTTAGATTGTAGATTTTAGATTGCTGATTTAAAAATCACTTCTGAAGGGGGCAGAATGCAATCTGAACTCTAAATTTGATTTGCAAAGATACAGAGTTCAAACTCAATGTACCTAAAAAAAATAAATACATCGAAAAACAGAACTGCAAAAACCTCTCAACCTTTGTCAATATGAACTTTTGAACCTAAAAAAAGATATATCTTTGCGCCTCATTAAACACAAAACCAAACATGAGTTTTTTTGATATTATTGTAGCCGCACTTTTAGGATACAGTTTGTACAAGGGCATTAAAAATGGACTTTTTGTAGAAGTTGCTTCTTTTATTTCTTTGCTATTAGGAATTTATCTTGCCATTAAATTTTCTTCGTTAATGACTGGATGGATTTCAAAACATGTTTCGTGGAATCCAACCAACATTCAGATTACGGCTTTTATCTTAACTTTTATTCTTGTTGTAATTGGTGTTTATTTCTTAGCGAAAATATTAACGGGAATCGCCGATTTTGCCATGTTAGGCTGGATGAATAAACTTGGTGGTGGATTTTTCAGAATTTTAAAAACGATTCTTATTCTAAGTATTTTTATTGCTTTGTTTGAGAAAATCAATTTCAATAATACATTCGCTAAAAAGGAAACTTTAGATAATTATATTTTTTATAATCCAGTAAAAAAAGTCGCTGCTTTTGTATATCCTTCAATAGAAAAATGGTACGAGACTTTTAAAAAAGAACATTCTGAAAAGCCAGAAGAAGAAAAAGAACGGAATATAGACAAGGAATAATTTATTTTGTGATGAATTTATATACCGCTCCGCTGGAGCTCCTGATATGAAATCTCTATTTTTTCTATAAACATTTCGTTTCTCCGAAACTATTTTTAATAACTTATAGAAAACATCACATTTTCAAATATTTGCAAGAAATATTTTATCTTGCTCCGTATTTCCAACAACCGATTTTAACCAAAAATCTAAACCATGTTGTACTTAACGGGCATTATAATTACGTTTTTTCTGGTTGCGATTCTAGCAAGTAAAAAAGACAAAAGTGAAGCAGATAAAATTCTAGCGCTTTGGCTGTTTTTTACAGGTTTTCATTTGTTTTTATATTATCTGCATTATAATAAAGACTTTGCTTCGTTTCCATTTTTACTGGGTTTTGAACTTCCAATGCCTTTATTACAAGGTCCTTTTTTGTATTTATACACTTCTGCTTTGACTAATCAAAATCAGTATAAAAAATACAATTGGATTCACTTTTTACCCTTTGTAATCGCTGTTTTAGTTTTGATGCCGTTTTTCACTTTATCCTTTCAAGAAAAGCTAAAGATTTTTCAGAATGACGGAAAAGGATATGAAAATCTGATTCTGATTTTGTACAGCACGATTTTAATTTCCGGCATTACGTATGCATTACTTTCGCTTCAAAAACTTTCCAAACATCGAAGAAACATTTCCGATCAGTTTTCTTTTAATGAAAAAATAAATCTTCGCTGGCTTCAATATTTAATTTTCGGGTCGAGTATAATCTGGTTAGTTGTGATTTTTTATGAAGATAAATATATCTTTTCGGTGGTTGTTTTTTATCTGATGTTTATTG includes these proteins:
- the pheS gene encoding phenylalanine--tRNA ligase subunit alpha is translated as MIDKIKQHIEEAKAFNEKNKESLEQFRIKYLGSKGLLKELFTEFKNIPNDQKKDFGQVINTLKAVAEEKVRVIQEELESKEESKGVFGDLTRAAEPVIIGSRHPISIVKNQIIDIFANIGFNVSEGPEIEDDWHNFTALNLPEYHPARDMQDTFFIQTNPDVLLRTHTSSVQVRYMENHKPPIRTISPGRVFRNEAISSRSHCIFHQVEGLYIDKDVSFADLKQTLLYFTKEMFGKSKIRLRPSYFPFTEPSAEIDIYWGLKTETDYRITKGTGWLEIGGCGMVDPNVLKNCDINPDEYNGFAFGMGVERIAMLLYQIGDIRMFYENDVRFLEQFKANI
- a CDS encoding iron-containing alcohol dehydrogenase, which produces MLNFELYNPTNLVFGKGQIEKLSTLVPKDAKILLAYGGGSIFKNGIYDQVINNLKGFEIVEFGGIEPNPRFETLMKAVDVIKAEKIDFILAVGGGSVIDGVKFISGAVHFEGNPIDILQKRILIKENAMPFGTVLTLPATGSEMNSGYVVTIEATQEKLSSGGSALFPQFSICDPTVISSLPKRQIENGVVDAYTHVMEQYLTYPTDAFLQDRIAEGILQTLIEVGPGVVKNPTDYTLASNFMWSCTMALNGLIQKGVPSDWATHMIGHELTALYEIDHARTLAVIGPNLYKVMFETKKAKLAQYGRRIFNLTGSDEEVAKEAINKTVEFFHTMGMDTKLSQYTNDYSKTADFIVNRFDERGWKGLGENQLITLDKVRSIVELSY
- a CDS encoding CvpA family protein; translation: MSFFDIIVAALLGYSLYKGIKNGLFVEVASFISLLLGIYLAIKFSSLMTGWISKHVSWNPTNIQITAFILTFILVVIGVYFLAKILTGIADFAMLGWMNKLGGGFFRILKTILILSIFIALFEKINFNNTFAKKETLDNYIFYNPVKKVAAFVYPSIEKWYETFKKEHSEKPEEEKERNIDKE
- a CDS encoding NUDIX hydrolase codes for the protein MEKLQNIRIAVDAIVFGYKNNGLYALLIEQKFGSADKYWALPGGLVQNDESLSDAVIRELHEETNVQLNFMEQLYTFGDDIHRDSRNRVISVAYYALVDASNLEIKANTDAERVQWFKIDEIPPLAFDHNLILEKGIERLKAKLTYEPIGFDLLPEEFLFSDLENLYCTILEKEIDRRNFRKKILSYGILEETEKFSPIKTGRPAKLFKFNKLKYNELINKGFHFEIKFA
- a CDS encoding NAD(P)H-dependent glycerol-3-phosphate dehydrogenase, producing the protein MSEKLKFAVIGGGSWATAIAKMLCVNLSEIAWYMRNESAIEHLQKYKHNPNYLSSVEFDTNKLKLTSNINEAIEYADYIIFAIPSAFLDAELKNMTVSLADKIIFSAIKGIVPETSLIVGEHFHIQYDIPYYNIGVITGPCHAEEVALERLSYLTIACGDPDKAKMVAKSLSGNYIKAKISDDIIGTEYAAMLKNIYSIAAGIAHGLGYGDNFQSVLMSNAIREMKKFIRKVHKMKRNINDSAYLGDLLVTGYSVFSRNRMFGNMIGKGYTVKSAMMEMSMVAEGYYATKSAYKLNQGYGAKTPIIDAVYAVLYEGKDAKTVFKKLTESLD
- a CDS encoding PKD domain-containing protein, producing the protein MKKIVSVLVVIAAVFMSNSCSKHDDEVIVDCLSEAIFVKIHNSTDATNPKLMNYSVEYTGTGTLVGVKWTFGDGTTGTGTAVTHTYAAAGTYEAKAEVTIKKDGAECTSVPKRTVTVN
- a CDS encoding helix-turn-helix domain-containing protein; translation: MLYLTGIIITFFLVAILASKKDKSEADKILALWLFFTGFHLFLYYLHYNKDFASFPFLLGFELPMPLLQGPFLYLYTSALTNQNQYKKYNWIHFLPFVIAVLVLMPFFTLSFQEKLKIFQNDGKGYENLILILYSTILISGITYALLSLQKLSKHRRNISDQFSFNEKINLRWLQYLIFGSSIIWLVVIFYEDKYIFSVVVFYLMFIGYFGIKQVGIFTNQTIPVNAVLNIPSNQNIEIENTSEKIKYEKSSLSSAELQSIHQKLTEIMKTEKLYKNPDLTLAELSQKLNIHPNVLSQVINSAEEKNFYDYINLKRVEEFKKLILLPEHQKFTLLSIAFECGFNSKTAFNRNFKKATGLSPSEYLR
- a CDS encoding type 1 glutamine amidotransferase domain-containing protein, producing the protein MKKIALLAIVAFTALSTSAEAQKSNKKGMKKVLFVVTSNDKLGNTGEKTGFWSEEFAAPYYELLDQGVDITIASPLGGQPPIDPKSADPASATEDTKRFDADKVLQEKLKNTLKLSTVNQKDYDAVFYPGGHGPLWDLVEDRNSIALIESFYTHNKPVAFVCHAPAVLKNVKVNGQYLVKGKKVTGFTNAEEEAVGLTKVVPFLLEDALASNGAIFSKGENWQPYAVADGLLITGQNPASSKLVAAKLLQELK
- a CDS encoding LysR family transcriptional regulator, with the protein product MVNLEWYRTFKAVYKNGNFSIAAKELFMSQPAVSQQISMLEAHVGNKLFNRKSKGVEPTEYAKLLNNLIIDALDRLESVETGFRAKAEDATRLISVGVSKHLFDCIGNLLISKFDLIDFTFAENDELFALVDAKKLDFAITTKRFDTFDTTYEIVGKIKLILVAPTSLDITEFRQKLKADNYNEIEQWLNAQKWYSHDARIPHIKLFWLHAFNKKRPSMVPNYIIPSEAEMLRLLAKNDGIAATWNCNARNYIKENKLQLVWNSFHVPEEFVYLLTPKNNNLKSFFDIIEKELKLFFGNRL